The Natator depressus isolate rNatDep1 chromosome 11, rNatDep2.hap1, whole genome shotgun sequence genome includes a window with the following:
- the CCDC14 gene encoding coiled-coil domain-containing protein 14 isoform X1: MDGAMARPGTLRHHKVLSSGRLTGAAKLASGKKQIGLRKACNSDVGSGYSLYSSDSEDQVVTIHNGLDRCAALLQDILQNEATGMETVNRKPGKVTSVKATIRPILAKGNSSKKKGLKRNILAAHIHKEIVPVSNRKAASCNTPAVDKEGELSSSVQNQPIQPIHVPFNQHSPVIHQKLCEHVQTQMSLITGQVPPSCNGIPTVPAYPVSDPGYQSVTAFNYRLPTSTPSLSPQHSANPLLIQSARSVTTGPQMTPCAPVAVPNNSTASTFLPAFYGSEVISNQGNHEQRVKEADLIRCIQAHLALLEPHEAESDRVGQKYQKFDPAQSKVSDTKEEETAEEHSEGTTSEEEDLNAVDIAPVRETSCQTSFDKVLKPKKASPEKTAQKVKTVKYLLGELKALADQDDSEILRLIHEVEDCVSLLPAVVGSTNVQAEIALAIQPLRSENAQLRRRLRILNQQLRERERAEKESSLDCNFELVSLQSLNTTLQSQLKESLKGLESLHNKNEELLKIIENQKEENKQFAKVIQEKDKELLENKQQYDIEATKLKIEVDEALANVKSFQFKLEASEKENQILGITLRQRDAEVNRLRELTRTLQSSMAKLLSDLTVDHVRHRPEKGLTKSLLEDYEKQLKPNPFPVSTSIMSYLKKLESDQILTNTELQFSNKAGELEMPGLACEKFVAEGSYRKSTLLAEEITAQRILPTLSKQDTETISDSGTLTKEEHKLDETIYIPLTSSVSKKQPLISERKMCAQHQVSVASKNLNCNCGLSDSQKQNGFGVLDDKKISDKINGGYDLRNTIENTSETTGKTTELEGDKLLVRPKEIIGTAKDFTDKSARPQSGKYLYTCMPHQKENFQKKGTEMSDSSFCTFDCMSGKSEWSMSSFSTFTSRDEEDFKNGLAALDANIARLQRTLQTGIMKQ, from the exons ATGGACGGAGCGATGGCGAGGCCGGGCACCCTCCGGCATCACAAG GTACTGTCTTCTGGAAGGCTAACAGGAGCAGCTAAGttagcaagtggaaaaaaaca GATTGGCTTAAGAAAAGCATGCAATTCTGATGTGGGCTCTGGCTACTCTCTCTATTCCAGCGACTCTGAGGATCAG GTTGTAACTATACATAATGGGCTTGATCGCTGTGCAGCTTTACTGCAggatattttgcaaaatgaggccACAG GAATGGAGACGGTAAATCGAAAACCAGGGAAAGTAACTTCTGTTAAGGCTACTATCAGGCCTATACTAGCCAAAGGAAATAGTTCAAAAAAGAAAGGACTGAAGAGAAATATTCTTGCTGCCCATATTCATAAAGAAATTG TGCCGGTGTCAAATAGGAAAGCAGCCTCTTGTAATACACCTGCTGTTGACAAAGAGGGAGAACTTTCAAGCTCAGTACAAAATCAGCCTATTCAACCAATTCATGTGCCTTTTAATCAACACTCTCCTGTGATACATCAAAAACTGTGTGAGCATGTGCAAACCCAAATGTCTCTGATAACTGGCCAAGTTCCACCGAGCTGTAATGGAATTCCCACTGTACCTGCTTACCCTGTTTCAGATCCTG gATATCAAAGTGTTACAGCATTTAATTATCGTTTACCTACCTCCACACCAAGTCTGTCCCCGCAGCATTCGGCTAATCCTTTACTCATTCAGTCT GCACGGTCTGTCACCACTGGTCCTCAGATGACACCCTGTGCACCAGTAGCTGTGCCAAATAATTCCACAGCATCTACATTTCTTCCAGCATTTTATGGCAGCGAGGTGATTTCAAACCAAGGAAATCATGAGCAACGGGTAAAGGAGGCAGACTTGATAAGATGTATACAAGCTCACCTGGCTCTCTTGGAACCACATGAAGCAGAGAGTGACAGAGTTGGTCAGAAGTACCAGAAGTTTGATCCAGCACAGTCCAAGGTCTCAGATACCAAAGAAGAGGAAACCGCTGAGGAACATAGTGAGGGTACTACCAGTGAAGAAGAGGACTTGAATGCAGTTGACATAGCACCAGTGAGGGAGACAAGCTGTCAGACAAGTTTTGACAAAGTTTTAAAGCCTAAAAAAGCAAGCCCAGAAAAAACAGCCCAAAAAGTTAAAACAGTAAAATATCTTTTGGGAGAGCTCAAGGCACTGGCAGACCaag aTGATTCTGAAATATTGAGGCTAATACATGAGGTAGAAGACTGTGTTTCATTACTGCCAGCAGTAGTTGGAAGTACCAATGTACAAGCTGAAATAGCACTTGCTATACAACCTCTTAGAAGTGAAAATGCCCAATTGCGTAG GAGATTAAGAATATTGAACCAGCAACTCCGGGAGCGAGAGAGAGCTGAAAAGGAATCCAGCCTGGATTGCAACTTTGAAT TAGTTTCACTACAATCCCTGAATACGACACTCCAGAGTCAACTCAAGGAATCTTTAAAGGGCCTTGAATCACTGCACAATAAAAATGAAGAACTGCTTAAAATAATCGAAAAccagaaagaagaaaataaacagTTTGCAAAAGTTATCCAGGAGAAAGATAAAGAACTGCTTGAAAACAAACAGCAGTATGACATTGAAGCTACAAAGCTGAAAATTG AAGTGGATGAGGCACTGGCAAACGTGAAGAGCTTCCAGTTTAAGTTGGAAGCCTCggaaaaagaaaatcagatcTTGGGCATAACATTACGTCAACGTGATGCAGAAGTGAACAGACTGCGTGAATTGACTCG AACCTTGCAGAGCAGCATGGCCAAGCTTCTCTCTGACCTCACTGTAGACCATGTTAGACACAGACCTGAAAAAGGTCTTACAAAATCTCTTCTGGAAGACTATGAGAAACAGCTGAAACCCAACCCATTCCCTGTGAGTACTTCCATAATGAGTTACCTCAAAAAATTAGAAAGTGATCAAATTTTGACAAATACAGAACTTCAATTTTCAAATAAAGCTGGAGAATTGGAAATGCCAGGTCTAGCCTGTGAAAAGTTTGTTGCTGAAGGATCTTATAGAAAAAGTACACTCTTAGCAGAGGAAATAACAGCTCAAAGAATTCTTCCTACTCTGTCAAAGCAAGATACAGAAACAATTAGTGATTCTGGGACTTTAACAAAGGAAGAACACAAACTGGATGAGACCATTTATATTCCATTGACTAGCAGTGTCTCTAAAAAACAGCCATTgatatctgaaagaaaaatgtgtgCACAACACCAGGTCAGCGTGGCTTCCAAGAATTTGAACTGTAACTGTGGGCTCTCTGATTCTCAGAAGCAGAATGGATTTGGGGTGTTGGATGATAAAAAGATTTCTGATAAAATCAATGGGGGCTACGACTTGAGAAACACAatagaaaatacatctgaaaccACAGGGAAGACAACTGAGCTGGAAGGAGACAAGCTCCTAGTAAGGCCAAAAGAAATAATTGGAACTGCTAAAGATTTTACAGACAAATCAGCTAGACCTCAGTCTGGTAAATACCTTTACACTTGCATGCCACATCAAAAGGAGAATTTTCAGAAAAAAGGCACTGAAATGTCTGACTCTAGTTTCTGTACTTTTGACTGCATGTCAGGAAAATCTGAATGGAGCATGTCTTCCTTCTCAACATTTACTTCACGAGATGAAGAGGACTTTAAAAATGGGCTAGCAGCCTTGGATGCCAACATAGCTAGATTACAAAGGACTTTGCAGACTGGCATTATGAAACAGTGA
- the CCDC14 gene encoding coiled-coil domain-containing protein 14 isoform X2, which yields MDGAMARPGTLRHHKVLSSGRLTGAAKLASGKKQIGLRKACNSDVGSGYSLYSSDSEDQVVTIHNGLDRCAALLQDILQNEATGMETVNRKPGKVTSVKATIRPILAKGNSSKKKGLKRNILAAHIHKEIVPVSNRKAASCNTPAVDKEGELSSSVQNQPIQPIHVPFNQHSPVIHQKLCEHVQTQMSLITGQVPPSCNGIPTVPAYPVSDPGYQSVTAFNYRLPTSTPSLSPQHSANPLLIQSARSVTTGPQMTPCAPVAVPNNSTASTFLPAFYGSEVISNQGNHEQRVKEADLIRCIQAHLALLEPHEAESDRVGQKYQKFDPAQSKVSDTKEEETAEEHSEGTTSEEEDLNAVDIAPVRETSCQTSFDKVLKPKKASPEKTAQKVKTVKYLLGELKALADQDDSEILRLIHEVEDCVSLLPAVVGSTNVQAEIALAIQPLRSENAQLRRRLRILNQQLRERERAEKESSLDCNFELVSLQSLNTTLQSQLKESLKGLESLHNKNEELLKIIENQKEENKQFAKVIQEKDKELLENKQQYDIEATKLKIEVDEALANVKSFQFKLEASEKENQILGITLRQRDAEVNRLRELTRCGYPGDPSLGPAAFGN from the exons ATGGACGGAGCGATGGCGAGGCCGGGCACCCTCCGGCATCACAAG GTACTGTCTTCTGGAAGGCTAACAGGAGCAGCTAAGttagcaagtggaaaaaaaca GATTGGCTTAAGAAAAGCATGCAATTCTGATGTGGGCTCTGGCTACTCTCTCTATTCCAGCGACTCTGAGGATCAG GTTGTAACTATACATAATGGGCTTGATCGCTGTGCAGCTTTACTGCAggatattttgcaaaatgaggccACAG GAATGGAGACGGTAAATCGAAAACCAGGGAAAGTAACTTCTGTTAAGGCTACTATCAGGCCTATACTAGCCAAAGGAAATAGTTCAAAAAAGAAAGGACTGAAGAGAAATATTCTTGCTGCCCATATTCATAAAGAAATTG TGCCGGTGTCAAATAGGAAAGCAGCCTCTTGTAATACACCTGCTGTTGACAAAGAGGGAGAACTTTCAAGCTCAGTACAAAATCAGCCTATTCAACCAATTCATGTGCCTTTTAATCAACACTCTCCTGTGATACATCAAAAACTGTGTGAGCATGTGCAAACCCAAATGTCTCTGATAACTGGCCAAGTTCCACCGAGCTGTAATGGAATTCCCACTGTACCTGCTTACCCTGTTTCAGATCCTG gATATCAAAGTGTTACAGCATTTAATTATCGTTTACCTACCTCCACACCAAGTCTGTCCCCGCAGCATTCGGCTAATCCTTTACTCATTCAGTCT GCACGGTCTGTCACCACTGGTCCTCAGATGACACCCTGTGCACCAGTAGCTGTGCCAAATAATTCCACAGCATCTACATTTCTTCCAGCATTTTATGGCAGCGAGGTGATTTCAAACCAAGGAAATCATGAGCAACGGGTAAAGGAGGCAGACTTGATAAGATGTATACAAGCTCACCTGGCTCTCTTGGAACCACATGAAGCAGAGAGTGACAGAGTTGGTCAGAAGTACCAGAAGTTTGATCCAGCACAGTCCAAGGTCTCAGATACCAAAGAAGAGGAAACCGCTGAGGAACATAGTGAGGGTACTACCAGTGAAGAAGAGGACTTGAATGCAGTTGACATAGCACCAGTGAGGGAGACAAGCTGTCAGACAAGTTTTGACAAAGTTTTAAAGCCTAAAAAAGCAAGCCCAGAAAAAACAGCCCAAAAAGTTAAAACAGTAAAATATCTTTTGGGAGAGCTCAAGGCACTGGCAGACCaag aTGATTCTGAAATATTGAGGCTAATACATGAGGTAGAAGACTGTGTTTCATTACTGCCAGCAGTAGTTGGAAGTACCAATGTACAAGCTGAAATAGCACTTGCTATACAACCTCTTAGAAGTGAAAATGCCCAATTGCGTAG GAGATTAAGAATATTGAACCAGCAACTCCGGGAGCGAGAGAGAGCTGAAAAGGAATCCAGCCTGGATTGCAACTTTGAAT TAGTTTCACTACAATCCCTGAATACGACACTCCAGAGTCAACTCAAGGAATCTTTAAAGGGCCTTGAATCACTGCACAATAAAAATGAAGAACTGCTTAAAATAATCGAAAAccagaaagaagaaaataaacagTTTGCAAAAGTTATCCAGGAGAAAGATAAAGAACTGCTTGAAAACAAACAGCAGTATGACATTGAAGCTACAAAGCTGAAAATTG AAGTGGATGAGGCACTGGCAAACGTGAAGAGCTTCCAGTTTAAGTTGGAAGCCTCggaaaaagaaaatcagatcTTGGGCATAACATTACGTCAACGTGATGCAGAAGTGAACAGACTGCGTGAATTGACTCG TTGTGGCTACCCGGGTGATCCTTCCCTAGGACCTGCAGCGTTTGGGAACTAG